From the genome of Prunus persica cultivar Lovell chromosome G8, Prunus_persica_NCBIv2, whole genome shotgun sequence:
GCAGGCaccagatttgtctgagacgTATCATACACTTGGACTTGTCCATGATAATCTTGGTAACGAATTGAAAGCCTtgaattgcttcacaattgcTGCACTTTTAGCACCAAAAAATCCAGCTCTTTGGGAACTGCTCTTTGGTTGGTTCAATAGACGAGGCGACGCTCATAAAGCCATTTATTGCCTTTCAAGAGCAATATCAGCAGATCCTAAAAATATTGACCTGAAATTGGGTCGTGCTTCACTCTATGTTAAGCTTGGAGATTATCATAAAGCTGCTGCATCGTATGAACAGATAGTACAAGCCTGTCCTGATAATGTTGAAGCACTCAAGACAGCAGCTGTGATGTATGACAGAAGTGGTCAGCATGAGCATTCTATTCATATTCTGGAGGCTTATCTCAGAGATCATCCAACTGAAGCTGATCCTAGTGTCATTGATCTGCTAGCTTCCATACTTATGGAAAATAATGCACATAATGAAGCAATTCAGCATATTGAGCATGCACAACTCGTATTCTGTTCAAATAAAGCGATGCCTTTGACAATGAAAATTAAAGCAGGAATCTGCCATGCTTACCTCGGAAATATGGAGAAGGCAGAAACTCTCTTTAGTGCTCTTGAACAGCAGAGTGCAGATCAGGCTGACTTGATTGCTAAAGTCGCAGACTCATTTATGAGTCTTGGGCATTATAGTTCTGCATTGaagtattatttaatgttGAAAGGAAAcaccaaatataataaagGCTTTTTACATATGAAAATTGCTCGATGTCATTTGTCCTTGAATGACAGATTACAGGCAATTTTGTGGTTCTATGAAGCTGTTAAGACACTTGAAGATAATATTGAGACCCGATTAACATTGGCTTCTATTCTTCTTGAGGAAGCCAGAGAAGATGAAGCCGTTTTGTTGCTATCTCCTCCAAAAAATCTAGATCGCTTTGAAGCCCAAACAAATAAATCGGAACCATGGTGGTGTAATGGAAAAGTGAAACTGAAGCTTTGCTACATTTACAGAGCTAAAGGGATGCTCAAGGAATTTGTCGATGCAATCTATCCTTTGGTACATGAGTCGTTACGTATCGAATCTCTTCAGCAAAAggtgaaagtgaaaaagaggCTCACAAAAAGTGTTCTGTTAGAAAGAGTGAAAGTCCTGGATGATCACCAAACAGATAACCTATTATGCAGATCTAGACCAGTAGCTCCTGCATCAGATCTGCTGAAAGCTGCCAGAGCGAAGAAGTTGCTTCAAAAGAAGGCAAAagtaaaggaagaaaagagagcTGAGGCAATGGCTGCTGGAGTTGACTGGCAAAGTGATGATTCAGCTGATGATCCTCCAGAAGAAATACACCAAGAACCTCCCCTGCCAGATCTTCTCAAGGATAAAGAGAATCATGGCCTTGTAATAGATTTGTGCAAGTCACTGGCTTCCTTGCATAGATATTGCGAAGCATTGGAGATTATAAATCTTGCTTTGAAATCGACTCGCAACATGTGTTCTGTTGCGGAGGAACTCCGGTCTCTTGGAGCTCAAATTGCATACAACACTCCGGATCCTGAGCATGGGGTTGACTGTGTAAAATACATTGCAGACCAGCATCCATACAGCAATGCTGCCTGGAACTGCTATTACAAAGTAATTACCAGATTAGATGACTGGTATGCGAGGCATTATAAGTTTCTACGTGGTAAGCGAGACAAACTCAAAGACTGTGCACCTCCAAGTATCATTTCTGGGCATCATTTTACTAAAAAGAGCCGTCATCAAGATGCTGCAAGAGAATACCTTGAAGCTTATAAATTATTGCCAGAGAATCCCCTGATTAATCTGTGTGTCGGTACTGCCTTAATCAACTTGGCCCTTGGACACAGACTTCAGAATAGGCACCAGTGTGTTGCACAAGGCTTAGCATTCCTCCACAAAAATTTGCAGCTTTGTGAATTCAGCCAAGAGGCTTTTTTCAACATAGCCAGGGCGTACCATCACGTCGGTCTTGTGACACTGGCAGCTTGGCACTATGGCAAAGTTCTGGCAATGCATGTGAAGGATTACCCCATCCCAAAACTTCCCCATGAAAAGCCAGAGTCTGTTGAAAATCGATTACTGGGTTACTGTGACCTTCGCAGAGAAGCAGCTTTTAATTTGCATCTTATATACAAAAAGAGTGGAGCAGTTGATCTCGCTCGACAGGTCTTGAGAGATCACTGCACTTTCTGAGTAAGCAACTGATATTAAAACATCAAAATCCAGTTACTCTTTTATTTCTGTACTTATTAAGTATATGGTTGATTCTCGAATAAATAACAGgaaatctttttctttgttgcagATAATCATGTTCCTGATCTCAGATATTGTGACTGAATTGAATGAGAGGGTGGCCTCCTACTCCCTAGTCTGGTTCTCTAGAAAATGCCTGATTATTGTTTGTATCAGCAGTTCATTTTGGCCTAATACAGCCAAAGAAAGCGAGGGAAACACTAAAGAGAAAGGCTTGTGATGAACTCAGCAATTGCCTATCACATTATTGAAAGCCAGTGCTAAATCCTTTTTTCTAATCAGATGCTAAAGCCTTATGTAAGTTCAAAACAAGGGCCAACtcgtttttttaattacttcaCGAAAGTAATATACATCACACACAAATGGTGAAGCACTTGATCAAGTCTTTTGATAGATAACAGACCAGGTTCTAAACATTGTTTCAAACCGTTTGCGTGAAAA
Proteins encoded in this window:
- the LOC18768563 gene encoding general transcription factor 3C polypeptide 3; its protein translation is MDKEDNATGDHEEASQYAFAVCLEEDMEEDVEDDEEDEEDGEVDEEDEDEDENTFSFKDGVNPLDFVEDDAFGDQVYEQFVGMGYEALAERKRKTLEDSRPEGSVKKARHEDVTGASMEEIMEAMNYGMQRRTRKPKKKGRRKGSKKKLTPEITRRLGEATLHYVHGRYEEAIPILAEIVKQAPDLSETYHTLGLVHDNLGNELKALNCFTIAALLAPKNPALWELLFGWFNRRGDAHKAIYCLSRAISADPKNIDLKLGRASLYVKLGDYHKAAASYEQIVQACPDNVEALKTAAVMYDRSGQHEHSIHILEAYLRDHPTEADPSVIDLLASILMENNAHNEAIQHIEHAQLVFCSNKAMPLTMKIKAGICHAYLGNMEKAETLFSALEQQSADQADLIAKVADSFMSLGHYSSALKYYLMLKGNTKYNKGFLHMKIARCHLSLNDRLQAILWFYEAVKTLEDNIETRLTLASILLEEAREDEAVLLLSPPKNLDRFEAQTNKSEPWWCNGKVKLKLCYIYRAKGMLKEFVDAIYPLVHESLRIESLQQKVKVKKRLTKSVLLERVKVLDDHQTDNLLCRSRPVAPASDLLKAARAKKLLQKKAKVKEEKRAEAMAAGVDWQSDDSADDPPEEIHQEPPLPDLLKDKENHGLVIDLCKSLASLHRYCEALEIINLALKSTRNMCSVAEELRSLGAQIAYNTPDPEHGVDCVKYIADQHPYSNAAWNCYYKVITRLDDWYARHYKFLRGKRDKLKDCAPPSIISGHHFTKKSRHQDAAREYLEAYKLLPENPLINLCVGTALINLALGHRLQNRHQCVAQGLAFLHKNLQLCEFSQEAFFNIARAYHHVGLVTLAAWHYGKVLAMHVKDYPIPKLPHEKPESVENRLLGYCDLRREAAFNLHLIYKKSGAVDLARQVLRDHCTF